In Gossypium arboreum isolate Shixiya-1 chromosome 5, ASM2569848v2, whole genome shotgun sequence, a single genomic region encodes these proteins:
- the LOC108451065 gene encoding glycine-rich protein 5-like — MVCYKLLVVLFVGAFVICSSTSSSARMPTGGFEDEKTLFHRRPRFGGGLGGGAGFGGGAGAGSGGGLGGGFGGGIGGGAGFGFGAGGGFVGGGGAGAGGGFGGGAGGGGGLGGFP; from the coding sequence ATGGTGTGTTATAAGCTTCTTGTTGTTTTGTTTGTTGGTGCATTTGTGATTTGCAGTAGTACTAGTAGTAGTGCCAGGATGCCTACGGGTGGGTTTGAAGATGAGAAAACACTGTTTCATCGTCGTCCGAGATTCGGTGGTGGTTTAGGAGGTGGAGCTGGATTTGGTGGGGGTGCTGGTGCTGGAAGTGGTGGTGGATTAGGTGGAGGATTTGGAGGTGGAATAGGTGGGGGTGCTGGATTTGGGTTTGGAGCTGGTGGTGGGTTCGTTGGTGGTGGTGGAGCTGGTGCCGGTGGTGGGTTTGGTGGAGGAGCCGGCGGAGGTGGTGGGTTAGGAGGTTTCCCTTGA
- the LOC108450640 gene encoding uncharacterized protein LOC108450640 isoform X3, translated as MAVPFYDENIYLLNMKNDTEAKLLEAIPSVDVLNTTNTNSIPPTSVLKQLAVAIEAGKNFKTVKDLLASFGNSSPSKEKAGLSFSTVKSLVIREKEDKVASGFGDDKKVLALINSLFDADGKFLQRKLVSDSNTCTPKIPFIKDIHGAPPHGFVVKLSEVIGSFRSLHKMALFWCRVVIELRRFWSEEKHLPGIPVNEIPDLNSCLLYQQLQVINCCLSRKRQHYIATESFDSEMMEAGSNVKESDVSKGTVSAGSALYARLKTGELVLRQGANQLIENLAMLETGEPIYSPITQEGPLLTEDLIRETEELVLRTGSVGAGCSRLLSDMQAFKAANPGCVLEDFVRWHSPPDWIEAEPSDKVPGARGQLSSRMQKGGNLWRELWETSKPVPAIKQTPLYDEDLAVDGILNFFENIPISELFQQLFLALLSLGFVLAEDKISANENLSKLFHECKDYVVATCQRNTWNDKVDDLCQVYETVETMLVSPEEVLKAIKQADETSTQENESPTRGELKLRFLRLGLNFGNKDKQQKKTPTTTKEPKKNSDENPSRPFASFFDTKSSLFAKMSPKAKNFPHVDKPPAIDESKLTVA; from the exons ATGGCTGTTCCATTCTATGATGAAAACATATATTTGCTCAACATGAAGAATGACACGGAAGCAAAG CTTTTAGAAGCAATACCTTCTGTAGATGTTTTAAATACCACCAACACGAATAGCATTCCTCCAACATCTGTACTCAAACAATTGGCTGTAGCTATTGA GGCTGGAAAAAATTTTAAGACGGTGAAAGATCTTTTGGCATCTTTTGGAAATTCTTCACCAAGTAAGGAAAAGGCAGGCTTGAGCTTCTCTACAGTCAAGTCGTTAGTTATTCGTGAGAAAGAGGATAAAGTTGCATCTGGCTTTGGTGATGACAAGAAAGTCCTTGCTTTGATTAATTCACTGTTTGATGCAG ATGGAAAATTCCTCCAACGGAAGCTTGTATCTGATTCAAACACATGTACACCAAAGATACCTTTTATTAAAGACATTCATGGTGCTCCTCCACATGGCTTTGTTGTTAAGCTTTCTGAAGTCATTGGAAGCTTTAGATCCCTTCACAAGATGGCACTCTTTTGGTGCAGAGTTGTTATCGAA CTGAGAAGATTTTGGTCTGAAGAAAAACATCTGCCAGGCATTCCTGTGAATGAGATTCCAGATCTAAATTCATGTCTTCTATATCAACAATTACAGGTTATTAACTGTTGTCTATCAAGAAAAAGACAACATTATATTGCCACTGAATCATTTGATTCAGAAATGATGGAAGCTGGTTCAAATGTTAAAGAATCAGATGTTTCTAAGGGCACAGTGTCTGCTGGCTCTGCGTTGTATGCTCGACTTAAGACTGGAGAACTTGTTCTTCGGCAGGGAGCTAATCAACTGATTGAAAACTTGGCAATGTTGGAAACTGGTGAACCTATATACTCACCTATTACCCAG GAAGGACCTTTGCTTACAGAAGATCTTATCAGGGAAACGGAGGAATTAGTGCTTCGTACTGGGAG TGTTGGCGCTGGGTGCTCTCGGCTACTCTCTGACATGCAGGCTTTCAAG GCTGCAAATCCTGGCTGTGTTTTAGAAGATTTTGTTAGATGGCACTCTCCTCCTGATTGGATTGAAGCTGAGCCAAGCGATAAGGTTCCGGGTGCAAGAGGTCAACTAAGTAGTAGAATGCAGAAAGGAG GTAATTTGTGGCGTGAACTATGGGAGACATCCAAACCTGTACCGGCTATTAAACAAACACCTCTCTATGATGAGGATTTGGCGGT GGATGGAATTCTGAATTTCTTCGAGAACATTCCCATTTCTGAGCTTTTTCAACAATTGTTTCTTGCGCTT CTCAGTTTGGGATTTGTATTAGCAGAGGACAAAATCTCTGCTAACGAAAACTTGTCAAAGCTGTTTCATGAGTGCAAAGACTATGTTGTTGCAACTTGCCAGAGAAATACCTGGAACGATAAAGTGGACGATCTTTGCCAG GTATACGAAACTGTGGAAACAATGTTAGTGTCTCCCGAAGAAGTCTTAAAGGCAATAAAGCAGGCGGATGAGACATCAACACAGGAAAATGAAAGCCCCACCCGGGGTGAGCTAAAACTTCGATTTCTGAGGCTCGGACTCAATTTTGGTAACAAGGATAAACAGCAGAAAAAAACACCGACGACGACAAAAGAACCTAAGAAGAATTCAGACGAGAATCCTTCTCGTCCATTCGCTAGCTTTTTCGATACCAAGTCATCTTTATTTGCAAAGATGTCACCTAAAGCTAAGAATTTCCCACATGTTGACAAACCTCCAGCCATAGATGAAAGTAAATTGACGGTGGCTTGA
- the LOC108450640 gene encoding uncharacterized protein LOC108450640 isoform X1, protein MAAPSFVSKARTAFNSAAAKAERVFTDFKSDFDSDKLLPKEFKNESLTNDGESKVKNSRWRPSNLGTKQEWQERFRNLRIGRKGVEDTEKVEISIMAVPFYDENIYLLNMKNDTEAKLLEAIPSVDVLNTTNTNSIPPTSVLKQLAVAIEAGKNFKTVKDLLASFGNSSPSKEKAGLSFSTVKSLVIREKEDKVASGFGDDKKVLALINSLFDADGKFLQRKLVSDSNTCTPKIPFIKDIHGAPPHGFVVKLSEVIGSFRSLHKMALFWCRVVIELRRFWSEEKHLPGIPVNEIPDLNSCLLYQQLQVINCCLSRKRQHYIATESFDSEMMEAGSNVKESDVSKGTVSAGSALYARLKTGELVLRQGANQLIENLAMLETGEPIYSPITQEGPLLTEDLIRETEELVLRTGSVGAGCSRLLSDMQAFKAANPGCVLEDFVRWHSPPDWIEAEPSDKVPGARGQLSSRMQKGGNLWRELWETSKPVPAIKQTPLYDEDLAVDGILNFFENIPISELFQQLFLALLSLGFVLAEDKISANENLSKLFHECKDYVVATCQRNTWNDKVDDLCQVYETVETMLVSPEEVLKAIKQADETSTQENESPTRGELKLRFLRLGLNFGNKDKQQKKTPTTTKEPKKNSDENPSRPFASFFDTKSSLFAKMSPKAKNFPHVDKPPAIDESKLTVA, encoded by the exons ATGGCAGCTCCTTCATTTGTCTCCAAAGCAAGAACCGCTTTCAACTCTGCAGCTGCCAAAGCCGAGCGAGTTTTCACTGATTTTAAATCCgattttg ATTCTGATAAGTTATTGCCGAAGGAATTCAAAAACGAATCTCTTACGAACGACGGCGAGTCTAag GTAAAGAATTCTAGGTGGAGACCCTCAAATTTAGGGACAAAGCAAGAATGGCAGGAAAGGTTTAGGAATTTACGGATAGGGAGAAAAGGCGTTGAAGACACCGAGAAAGTTGAAATTTCTATAATGGCTGTTCCATTCTATGATGAAAACATATATTTGCTCAACATGAAGAATGACACGGAAGCAAAG CTTTTAGAAGCAATACCTTCTGTAGATGTTTTAAATACCACCAACACGAATAGCATTCCTCCAACATCTGTACTCAAACAATTGGCTGTAGCTATTGA GGCTGGAAAAAATTTTAAGACGGTGAAAGATCTTTTGGCATCTTTTGGAAATTCTTCACCAAGTAAGGAAAAGGCAGGCTTGAGCTTCTCTACAGTCAAGTCGTTAGTTATTCGTGAGAAAGAGGATAAAGTTGCATCTGGCTTTGGTGATGACAAGAAAGTCCTTGCTTTGATTAATTCACTGTTTGATGCAG ATGGAAAATTCCTCCAACGGAAGCTTGTATCTGATTCAAACACATGTACACCAAAGATACCTTTTATTAAAGACATTCATGGTGCTCCTCCACATGGCTTTGTTGTTAAGCTTTCTGAAGTCATTGGAAGCTTTAGATCCCTTCACAAGATGGCACTCTTTTGGTGCAGAGTTGTTATCGAA CTGAGAAGATTTTGGTCTGAAGAAAAACATCTGCCAGGCATTCCTGTGAATGAGATTCCAGATCTAAATTCATGTCTTCTATATCAACAATTACAGGTTATTAACTGTTGTCTATCAAGAAAAAGACAACATTATATTGCCACTGAATCATTTGATTCAGAAATGATGGAAGCTGGTTCAAATGTTAAAGAATCAGATGTTTCTAAGGGCACAGTGTCTGCTGGCTCTGCGTTGTATGCTCGACTTAAGACTGGAGAACTTGTTCTTCGGCAGGGAGCTAATCAACTGATTGAAAACTTGGCAATGTTGGAAACTGGTGAACCTATATACTCACCTATTACCCAG GAAGGACCTTTGCTTACAGAAGATCTTATCAGGGAAACGGAGGAATTAGTGCTTCGTACTGGGAG TGTTGGCGCTGGGTGCTCTCGGCTACTCTCTGACATGCAGGCTTTCAAG GCTGCAAATCCTGGCTGTGTTTTAGAAGATTTTGTTAGATGGCACTCTCCTCCTGATTGGATTGAAGCTGAGCCAAGCGATAAGGTTCCGGGTGCAAGAGGTCAACTAAGTAGTAGAATGCAGAAAGGAG GTAATTTGTGGCGTGAACTATGGGAGACATCCAAACCTGTACCGGCTATTAAACAAACACCTCTCTATGATGAGGATTTGGCGGT GGATGGAATTCTGAATTTCTTCGAGAACATTCCCATTTCTGAGCTTTTTCAACAATTGTTTCTTGCGCTT CTCAGTTTGGGATTTGTATTAGCAGAGGACAAAATCTCTGCTAACGAAAACTTGTCAAAGCTGTTTCATGAGTGCAAAGACTATGTTGTTGCAACTTGCCAGAGAAATACCTGGAACGATAAAGTGGACGATCTTTGCCAG GTATACGAAACTGTGGAAACAATGTTAGTGTCTCCCGAAGAAGTCTTAAAGGCAATAAAGCAGGCGGATGAGACATCAACACAGGAAAATGAAAGCCCCACCCGGGGTGAGCTAAAACTTCGATTTCTGAGGCTCGGACTCAATTTTGGTAACAAGGATAAACAGCAGAAAAAAACACCGACGACGACAAAAGAACCTAAGAAGAATTCAGACGAGAATCCTTCTCGTCCATTCGCTAGCTTTTTCGATACCAAGTCATCTTTATTTGCAAAGATGTCACCTAAAGCTAAGAATTTCCCACATGTTGACAAACCTCCAGCCATAGATGAAAGTAAATTGACGGTGGCTTGA
- the LOC108450640 gene encoding uncharacterized protein LOC108450640 isoform X2 → MAAPSFVSKARTAFNSAAAKAERVFTDFKSDFDSDKLLPKEFKNESLTNDGESKNSRWRPSNLGTKQEWQERFRNLRIGRKGVEDTEKVEISIMAVPFYDENIYLLNMKNDTEAKLLEAIPSVDVLNTTNTNSIPPTSVLKQLAVAIEAGKNFKTVKDLLASFGNSSPSKEKAGLSFSTVKSLVIREKEDKVASGFGDDKKVLALINSLFDADGKFLQRKLVSDSNTCTPKIPFIKDIHGAPPHGFVVKLSEVIGSFRSLHKMALFWCRVVIELRRFWSEEKHLPGIPVNEIPDLNSCLLYQQLQVINCCLSRKRQHYIATESFDSEMMEAGSNVKESDVSKGTVSAGSALYARLKTGELVLRQGANQLIENLAMLETGEPIYSPITQEGPLLTEDLIRETEELVLRTGSVGAGCSRLLSDMQAFKAANPGCVLEDFVRWHSPPDWIEAEPSDKVPGARGQLSSRMQKGGNLWRELWETSKPVPAIKQTPLYDEDLAVDGILNFFENIPISELFQQLFLALLSLGFVLAEDKISANENLSKLFHECKDYVVATCQRNTWNDKVDDLCQVYETVETMLVSPEEVLKAIKQADETSTQENESPTRGELKLRFLRLGLNFGNKDKQQKKTPTTTKEPKKNSDENPSRPFASFFDTKSSLFAKMSPKAKNFPHVDKPPAIDESKLTVA, encoded by the exons ATGGCAGCTCCTTCATTTGTCTCCAAAGCAAGAACCGCTTTCAACTCTGCAGCTGCCAAAGCCGAGCGAGTTTTCACTGATTTTAAATCCgattttg ATTCTGATAAGTTATTGCCGAAGGAATTCAAAAACGAATCTCTTACGAACGACGGCGAGTCTAag AATTCTAGGTGGAGACCCTCAAATTTAGGGACAAAGCAAGAATGGCAGGAAAGGTTTAGGAATTTACGGATAGGGAGAAAAGGCGTTGAAGACACCGAGAAAGTTGAAATTTCTATAATGGCTGTTCCATTCTATGATGAAAACATATATTTGCTCAACATGAAGAATGACACGGAAGCAAAG CTTTTAGAAGCAATACCTTCTGTAGATGTTTTAAATACCACCAACACGAATAGCATTCCTCCAACATCTGTACTCAAACAATTGGCTGTAGCTATTGA GGCTGGAAAAAATTTTAAGACGGTGAAAGATCTTTTGGCATCTTTTGGAAATTCTTCACCAAGTAAGGAAAAGGCAGGCTTGAGCTTCTCTACAGTCAAGTCGTTAGTTATTCGTGAGAAAGAGGATAAAGTTGCATCTGGCTTTGGTGATGACAAGAAAGTCCTTGCTTTGATTAATTCACTGTTTGATGCAG ATGGAAAATTCCTCCAACGGAAGCTTGTATCTGATTCAAACACATGTACACCAAAGATACCTTTTATTAAAGACATTCATGGTGCTCCTCCACATGGCTTTGTTGTTAAGCTTTCTGAAGTCATTGGAAGCTTTAGATCCCTTCACAAGATGGCACTCTTTTGGTGCAGAGTTGTTATCGAA CTGAGAAGATTTTGGTCTGAAGAAAAACATCTGCCAGGCATTCCTGTGAATGAGATTCCAGATCTAAATTCATGTCTTCTATATCAACAATTACAGGTTATTAACTGTTGTCTATCAAGAAAAAGACAACATTATATTGCCACTGAATCATTTGATTCAGAAATGATGGAAGCTGGTTCAAATGTTAAAGAATCAGATGTTTCTAAGGGCACAGTGTCTGCTGGCTCTGCGTTGTATGCTCGACTTAAGACTGGAGAACTTGTTCTTCGGCAGGGAGCTAATCAACTGATTGAAAACTTGGCAATGTTGGAAACTGGTGAACCTATATACTCACCTATTACCCAG GAAGGACCTTTGCTTACAGAAGATCTTATCAGGGAAACGGAGGAATTAGTGCTTCGTACTGGGAG TGTTGGCGCTGGGTGCTCTCGGCTACTCTCTGACATGCAGGCTTTCAAG GCTGCAAATCCTGGCTGTGTTTTAGAAGATTTTGTTAGATGGCACTCTCCTCCTGATTGGATTGAAGCTGAGCCAAGCGATAAGGTTCCGGGTGCAAGAGGTCAACTAAGTAGTAGAATGCAGAAAGGAG GTAATTTGTGGCGTGAACTATGGGAGACATCCAAACCTGTACCGGCTATTAAACAAACACCTCTCTATGATGAGGATTTGGCGGT GGATGGAATTCTGAATTTCTTCGAGAACATTCCCATTTCTGAGCTTTTTCAACAATTGTTTCTTGCGCTT CTCAGTTTGGGATTTGTATTAGCAGAGGACAAAATCTCTGCTAACGAAAACTTGTCAAAGCTGTTTCATGAGTGCAAAGACTATGTTGTTGCAACTTGCCAGAGAAATACCTGGAACGATAAAGTGGACGATCTTTGCCAG GTATACGAAACTGTGGAAACAATGTTAGTGTCTCCCGAAGAAGTCTTAAAGGCAATAAAGCAGGCGGATGAGACATCAACACAGGAAAATGAAAGCCCCACCCGGGGTGAGCTAAAACTTCGATTTCTGAGGCTCGGACTCAATTTTGGTAACAAGGATAAACAGCAGAAAAAAACACCGACGACGACAAAAGAACCTAAGAAGAATTCAGACGAGAATCCTTCTCGTCCATTCGCTAGCTTTTTCGATACCAAGTCATCTTTATTTGCAAAGATGTCACCTAAAGCTAAGAATTTCCCACATGTTGACAAACCTCCAGCCATAGATGAAAGTAAATTGACGGTGGCTTGA